Genomic window (Phragmites australis chromosome 5, lpPhrAust1.1, whole genome shotgun sequence):
cagccacccacctctcgtcttggcttataaataccatctcaaactccctgtGATCCCATCGGCCACCCATCTCTCCTTTTCTACTTGCTAGCCAGAAGCCACTTGCCCACTTCAAtaaatcaattccatatttccattcatggatcaagatgccgagaactcgcgtgcatggtcatgggtgtggcaacattttgaaaaggtctttagagaaattaatggGGAACATGTAacatttgctaagtgtaatatttGCAGCCATCaattaggtgccagatctccaaatggattggcatttaacgaggcaaccaatcaaaaaagctctttttatcctttttctataatttgtttttcattttttagaattatgaagctattttttttctgagtGCTGCCGAGCCAAGCGTGCCTCCATCGTGCCCACCGGGCCACCATGCCGCTTGGCTGCCATTGTGCTCTCCAGGCCCTGCCGTGCTGGTCAGGCTCGTTGTGCCGGCTGTGCCACCGTGCCAGAATCGTGCCTAAGCCAATCCGACACGGCCTGTTACAGTAGCCGTAATAGGGTCGTGCCGAGCCGGGCCCGTGCTAGGCCAGACCGAGTGACCCATTTGGTCATCTCTGAGCCGAGGAGATGACCGCGCAGGGTGTTGTGGTTTCTAGCTCCAAGTCACCTGTTGCTCTAGTACTTGAGGGCTCTATCTCAACGGCTCCTAATGTTATACCTCCTACTTCTGTCTCAGTGACTGCACCTACTCCGGAGGATCCTGCTGTGGCGATCGTACCTACTCCTGCTCCTGGTGTATGTGCACCTACTATGGAGGATGCTATTGTGGCGATCGCACCTACTCATGCTCCTGCTCTCAGTGCACCTACTCTGAAGGATCCTACTGTGGTGACCGCACCTACTCACGCTCCTGCTGTCAGTGCGCCTACTCTTGAGGATCCTGTTATGGCGACCGCATCTACTTTCTCTGCGAGACCTTCGTCTCCTGACTTTGACACCCTTTCTACTTTTAATAAGGTCGAGCATGACTTCGGCTCTAGCTCTAGTTCTAGGTTCAAGGTTTATCCTTCTACCGTCACAGCGATGCCTCCTTCTTCTCCGACCCCGGATGCCAAAGATGTAGATATTTAGAGGGAGTAAAGGGAGTAGAGTGCTAGATACGTGATATTTTATGTGGTTTTCACGTATGGACATGCTAAGTAATGTAAtgtgtcttgtattgatttcgCTTGGCCTTTGTGCTCAGGTCCTAACTTCGGACTTCTCAACCTCAGAGGCAGGACAGAAGGTGGGATCGCGAAGCATTAGCCTTGACCTACTTTCAAAGTTGGTACCATCGGACGACACTTtgacagaatggccttccaacgatgatgcgaaggaggaggaagaagcagcgGCCCATAAGTGTgactaggaggaggaggaccagaGGCTGGCCCGTTAGCTGTGCActatggaggagcaagaagcagcatccTGTAAGCATGCCTAGgagaaggaggatgagagggtggcccatcagtgcgCTGTGGATGAGCATGAGAGGATGGTCCATCAATGCGCTGCGGAGGAAGCTGAAGGTTCAAACCATAGTGGCGTTCCCACATCAGACTTTGATatctttgacacgccggtgaGCCTAGAGCATAGGCAACACTACATTCGATCAGGCGTGGCTAGGTCATCTAGTGAGTCCAAATTATACTTTACTCTCTGACTTTTAGTCCGGTGAATACTCCGGTGTCATCACTAGATCATCTAGTATATAGAAGATAGAGGAGAGGAGTTGCAGCGGaagattgtgaacactggacaaaGGGCAAAACTCCGGTAGGTCACAAGAACATTCGGTGTTAAGAAGGATTTCCTGAAACACTTATGAGTAATTATATGGCGTAAACATAAAAATCTGGCGCTAGCATTTTGTTCCCATCGAtttatccggtgagaacaaagcTTGAAGTTTAGGGTTCTGAAGATCGTagtcactggatagtccggtgatagcaTTTTATGCCTCAAAATGGGTTTAGAAAAAACCGAAATGGGCCTCAAAATGGGTTTGGTCAAAACcgaatttggcctcaaaatagGTTGAGCCCACATTACTTAGGCTCAGCAATCAACATAGACTCAGCAATCACATGGGCCTTTCGCTAAATCATGACGACAAAATTCGTCACAACATTTTGCTACCCAAGATCCATGTCACTTGGTTGCAGAATTTATGACAATCGCTATCCACATGGCAGCATCGCATCCACTAACTTGTAACAGTTTTTGTTTCAACAATGATGATGCATAATGTCATAAAAGTAATGGCGATACAATATCGTCATAATTTTTATGACGAAAAAGCTTTAATTTGTCACTGAATTTGATTAGATATGCAATAAAGGTGATAAACAAATTTTTTTCATGCAACCGTCACAAATTTCATGCCACGACAAATATTCAATAATCAGTAATAAAAGATTATGGTCATATATCATATTTGTTGTAGTGTAGATAAGGTAGAGATATATATTGCCTATATTACAATCAAATTAAAGCTAAAATACAGCTGGATGAAACCATGATGGCCAAACATCGCTACACATCCTCTATTGCCTAAGCAAATAGCTATAGCCAGCTAGCACTATATGTATAATGTGTACTAGCTTCATACGCTACTACCAGTTTCATGCACGCACTACTACCTACTACAGTTTCCTCTTCTTTGAGAAAGGGGCATCGTCGCCGGTCAACGGCAGTTGGGACCAATGCGGGCTatcgagctcctcctcatccttgttGCCATCGTCATCATCTCCCTCGATCTCGTCCTCCACCACAGGCTCCTCCACATCGGGCTCCTCATTGTCCTCATCTATTGTCATCGTTGTGGCCCTCCTCCTCAGGCTCCTCATCATTAGAGCCCTCCTGTTCGTCACCCTTCTCCTTAGGATCCTCATCATTGGAGTCACCACCATACTCCTTGGTTGACCTCACCATCGCCTAAATCCACCGCCTCTTTGTTGTGATCATAGTCTAACTCTTCCTCTCCCTTAGGCTTAGGCTCAAACTCGTCTTCCTCGGACTTAGATTGCTCCTTGGGGTCGAGTCCTCCTTGGTGCTAGGCTCGTCATTGTCAAAATGCGGTTCCTCCTCACCGTAGCTGAGCTCGGTGAAGAGAGCTTCCAACCAGTTGTTCCCGGCACCCTCCTCGTCATGGTCAAAGGTCAAGGTGGGTGATGGCAACCACAGTTGTGAAACCTGTAGCGATGACGAATCAGGAAGCAGGaatgacgacgaggaggaggaggtggccatGGAGTTGATATATTGAGAGCaaagtgagtgagtgagtgagagagagagagagagagagagagagagagaaatcaaGAAGAATGAGAGAGTGAGAAAACCCTAACCACCTCCCGCATGAAATATAAAGCATGAAGCGTTGTTTGGTTGGCTTAATCCTTCATATTCCATATGGTTCCACATGTGTACCGACTGTtctagcgaaaatggccctattaagtcatgattatgattttggtgattaatgacaacataggcatcgggactaacatgtttgttagaAATATAtgattagtaggtctcatggatgtaatacatgaagaagccacagaAGCCAGTATAAAGTTTGTTTAAATTGGAGATATCCTAGGGAAAATGACTACATTGGATAGGCC
Coding sequences:
- the LOC133917812 gene encoding predicted GPI-anchored protein 58 gives rise to the protein MTAQGVVVSSSKSPVALVLEGSISTAPNVIPPTSVSVTAPTPEDPAVAIVPTPAPGVCAPTMEDAIVAIAPTHAPALSAPTLKDPTVVTAPTHAPAVSAPTLEDPVMATASTFSARPSSPDFDTLSTFNKVEHDFGSSSSSRFKVYPSTVTAMPPSSPTPDAKDVDI